In one window of Arachis ipaensis cultivar K30076 chromosome B06, Araip1.1, whole genome shotgun sequence DNA:
- the LOC110263802 gene encoding uncharacterized protein LOC110263802 gives MADVPPPSLSELMRMVAELQQANQRMANENQIMAAQIAELNHARIEHNDAHRQQAEDEEHQSQPTHVSETARHEEQQPEDEKEESEDPVGPFTKEVMNFELPKRFTLPLTLTPYDGLGDPRKFLKKFRSIMIVNGSISRFHQLAKLFEEHFAGSAIYLHDSDYLNTIKQGPNESLKDYMTRFTKVAISIPDLHPEVHLHAIKSGLRPGKFQETIAVAKPKTLAEFREKAKGQIDIEELRQARKSDKSHFREEDKSSTIKKSFKLTPRFDSYTQFNTKREDIIKEILNSKLIKPPRKAGTYQDTKNVDKSKYCAFHQKHGQNTDDCVVAKDLLERLARQGHLDKYIGGHIQKRGPSSTTNDLSEQHRGKEKASSSQYERPRGIINCISGGYASGGYSNSARKRSFRAICSVEGPKQDVAITNPQPEVTFTQADFNSNIQNLDDPVVITLQIGDLLVKKVLLDPGSSADVLFYSTFQKMKLSDNVLQSTGGDLVGFSGERVPILGSVWLVSNLFQKLMIFNI, from the exons ATGGCTGACGTACCGCCTCCTTCACTGTCCGAACTCATGCGAATGGTAGCTGAGCTACAACAAGCTAATCAGCGAATGGCTAACGAGAACCAAATAATGGCTGCTCAAATTGCTGAACTAAATCATGCTCGGATTGAACACAACGATGCTCATCGCCAACAGGCGGAGGACGAGGAACATCAGTCCCAACCGACTCATGTTTCAGAAACTGCTCGACACGAAGAGCAGCAGCCCGAAGACGAGAAAGAAGAGTCCGAGGACCCTGTAGGCCCCTTTACAAAAGAAGTAATGAACTTCGAACTGCCGAAGAGGTTCACTCTGCCGTTGACTCTCACGCCTTATGATGGACTCGGAGACCCGAGGAAGTTCCTAAAGAAATTCCGATCAATAATGATCGTCAATG GTTCCATTTCGCGTTTTCATCAGTTGGCGAAGTTATTTGAAGAACATTTCGCCGGATCTGCAATATACTTGCACGATTCCGATTACCTGAACACTATCAAGCAAGGACCAAACGAAAGCTTAAAGGACTATATGACTCGCTTTACCAAGGTCGCAATCAGCATACCAGATCTCCACCCCGAGGTCCATCTCCACGCAATTAAAAGCGGCCTCCGACCTGGGAAGTTCCAGGAGACGATCGCAGTAGCAAAACCAAAGACCCTAGCAGAATTTCGAGAGAAAGCAAAAGGACAAATTGACATCGAGGAGCTCAGACAAGCTCGGAAGTCTGACAAGTCACACTTCCGTGAAGAAGATAAGAGCTCAACCATTAAGAAAAGTTTTAAACTAACACCTCGATTTGATTCTTATACGCAGTTTAACACTAAGAGGGAAGACATAATCAAGGAGATCTTGAACTCCAAACTAATTAAGCCTCCAAGAAAGGCCGGCACATACCAGGATACAAAGAACGTGGACAAGTCAAAGTACTGCGCTTTCCACCAGAAACACGGCCAAAATACCGATGATTGTGTGGTCGCCAAAGATCTCTTAGAACGACTAGCAAGACAAGGACACCTAGACAAATACATCGGTGGTCACATCCAAAAACGCGGCCCCAGTTCCACAACAAACGACCTCTCTGAACAACACCGAGGAAAAGAGAAGGCATCTTCAAGCCAATATGAAAGACCACGAGGTATAATCAATTGTATTTCAGGAGGATATGCAAGTGGGGGATACTCAAACTCGGCAAGGAAAAGGTCGTTCAGAGCAATATGCTCGGTAGAAGGACCGAAACAAGATGTAGCAATCACTAACCCACAACCAGAAGTCACTTTCACACAGGCCGACTTTAACTCCAATATACAAAATTTGGACGACCCTGTGGTAATCACCCTCCAGATAGGGGATCTATTAGTGAAAAAAGTACTCTTGGATCCCGGGAGCAGTGCCGATGTTCTGTTTTATTCCACATTTCAAAAGATGAAGCTCAGCGACAACGTGCTACAGTCCACAGGAGGAGACTTGGTCGGCTTCTCGGGAGAACGAGTTCCAATACTCGGATCAGTGTGGTTAGTGAGCAACCTCTTTCAAAAACTAATGATATTCAATATTTAG